The Vigna unguiculata cultivar IT97K-499-35 chromosome 11, ASM411807v1, whole genome shotgun sequence genomic sequence TACGTTACTCAGGTTTCATCATAGAGAAACTGGTATAATGGAAAAAACcgatcatttttcataaaaaaaaaacttagtcCAATTCTTTCACTATAAAAGTACTCATATACTTTCTTTACATGAACATATTTGTCCATAAATTACTAAACCATGACTCATGCaggatttacttttttttcactaacattAAAGTCATTTTTTCGATATTAACTTGTCATGAATCTTGACCACTACTTGTTCATTTACCTAATTTGTAAGTAAATCTGTTCACTCATGTAAAAAAACTCAATCAACATCAGGAGtatcaagaaaatgatgatgaGTCATCTAAAGAAGATTCAGAAtaatatatgtttgatattattattcggaaagttattaattatcattattttttatatgttaggTATCTGATCAAGGAAGTGTTTCTAACGAAGAAACAAATGATCAACATCCAACACCGCATTagatgatattttttgtttacttttggAATTTGTCAACAAATATGCTTCTAGGAAACTTTTGGTTAATTATGCTAATGGGGAACAACTCTAATTTCCTTTCACATTTTGGTTTATTGTAGATAGATAGTGCACTGCTTATTATGTTACTATCATTCAAATACTACATCTCCAACACTTATTATATTAAGAGCATTATGACTGCTAGTCCACTATTGGTaccatttgaatgaatatttgtattaattgcTTATTTTGAAGTGGCCTTgaagtttttgtttatttgtattGATTGGTACCAAAATGTTAAACAATAAATAGGAAATTTCATAGAATAAGGTTCTTTTCGTACTCAAATAATTAACTAAACAAATCAATTATCAAGAAAGTACAACTTTAGCATTATAGCAATGTCATAATAATATGAGCACTAACTTTTTTGTATTAATAGGGGTTTTCGAGTAATTAACGGGAGTTTTCAGAATCCCATGCATTACTGGGAGTTTTCAGAATCCCATGCATTACTGGGGGTTTTCAGAACCCCATGCATTACTGAGGGTTTTCAGAACCCCAAGCATTAAGGGGGTTTTTGGAACCCCAGACATTAATGGAGGTTTTCGGAAACCCCGGGTATTAACGGGGGTTTTCGAAACCCCCAGTAAGTTGCGCTACTTTCAGGAGTTGCTAAAAACCCCTAGTAATCCGTTAGCCACGCTTGCTCTTCCGGGAAAATTTCAAACCCTTGGTAAAATCATTAGTGGGGGTTAAAACCTCCAGAAACGCCAAATATAACCccattaaaaacaattatttttgtagtgtgttatagtttaatagtttaatagttttataattctataattttattaatagttttatagttttataattcaaaaatttaataatttaaaagtttaatagtTTGATAATTacatagttttataattttataatatcgTTTCATAGTATAATTGAAtacttttatacttttatagtttaattaataatttaatagttctattgttttatcattttattaataatttaatagttttGGTGTTGTATAGTTTAACAGTTTTAtagttttacaattttatagttttataattttattaatagttttattatttaataattttatagttttataattttatagtttaatatttgtagaattttatagtttaattttatagttttataattgattacttttatagtagttttatagtttaatagttatattgttttgaaattttattaaaattttaataatttaagagTCTTATAGTTTAATAGATTTATTGTTTCATAATTTtagagttttataatttttgtaagttAAATAGTTTTATAGTGTTATGGTTTTATAGTTTTCTATGTTTATAATATTAtcgttttataattttatcgttttgtagtttaatttaatacttttatagatttatatttttatagtctaATAGTTTAATAATGTGATAATTcgttagttttattattttattaatattttaaaagttttatagatttataattttattaatagttttatagtttgataattttatagttttataacttaataattttttagtttaattgttttacagttttataattttatagtgtTATAGTATTATAGTCTTctagaattataattttataattatacataattttatagttttataattttattgttatatagttaagatagttttataattttatagttttatagttttataattttatagtttaatagTTTCGTAATTGTATactttataactttataatttaatggttttatgattttatagttttacaattttctagtttaattgttttataattttctagttttataattttagaattttctaattttcttattttataattttgtaattttaagggtttataaatttttacttttataaaactttaaaataaaaatgtaataaaatcaTATGTGACGATATATCAACAATTTAAtatgacaaaataataattacataatcCACTTAAGAATCAcattattagattaaaaaaaaaaagttaaccaAGGGcacttaattgaaaaaatttacaatttaaatatattaagtatTCGATAAACCTTATAGATTTATATGGGACTCAATTGAAGGTTCTccaatttataacaaaaaaaaaaaacttagaaacttaaaagataattaagagagaaaaagaaaattagtgaaATTAATGATTTCTGcacttatttaaacaaaaaaccATGCATGTTGCATGCATACACGTATCTTTATTTGGTTCATCGTGTCTACTTTTGCGGACGAAATTAAGGAGAACTAGTAGATGGATTTAaggaattaaaaagaaaaaatgaaattgtttcttTAAGTACGTACTGAAAAATGGAAGtgaagatatttaaaaataaaatttatcaaaatttgattaatataataaataaaaaaatattttaataaaaaattaatataaaataaaatgtaattattattattattaatattgggGTTAAATTTTGTCAGtgaacttttagtgaaaattaaaattattttttcgaAACTTTAACCCAATTTAGTTCCCGAACTTTAGAAATACATGactttaatctttttaaccagattttgttaagttattTAATGTTTCGAATATGTTTTTCAACTAATATTCAACtaatattgaagcaaaaatgtgtaaacggtgtaaacaattcaaatgttatcataaaaAGTATTTTCAGAACATCAAATAAACCAAACAATATTTGATTAGAATGACTGAATCTACGTAGTACTACAGTTGAAGGATTAAATTTGGTCAAAGTTTCGAGaaaagactaatttcaatttttacttaatgttcatagactaaaaaatatttaactcttaatattataataataataataatattatcaatatatactattactattgttattattattaattatttacaatggttaataataataataattatttttttttcaatagcatagtaaaggataaaattatatataagttgtaaaagcatatataaaattaaaaaaaaaatatatatgtaaaagttacggataaaaatgtaaaaacgcATGAGATATCTTTCTCTCCTTGCGAAGGAGGAGACGAGACTTTGGGTTCAAATTCATCCTCCTAAATCAACTAGGACCAAACACTACCTACAACACTCAAATCCATCTTCAAAGAATATATCCTAAAGCAAcccataactttttttttttaattccaataataataatattaattgtaacattaaaactattaaaaaataataataataaaattattctttaaggttctaaaataattaataattataataattataacattaataataataatagttattattatgataataataataatattaatagtcaTCATAATTATTAATGCTAATTAACTAGTGTTCTGagataagttataattaattattattgattttcttatgttatgtcgaaataattaactttactatttaaaataatataattttatataacaattttttttaagagaaaaatatccTTTATATCTTTTATGCCTACAATTAGTGGCAGACCTAGGTATATTTGAATCTGTTGATCGCAAGCTCTATGATAGACTATGATAGATTTGTGTGTAGTGTAGTTTAGAGTGTACAAATAAACTGCTTGACTTGTTTCTACTAACTTAGGATCTTAGATCCATCATTGCCTACaactttttttaacataaaatatctcttgaaataTCTCTTTCTACCAAGAAGCAAGCAAAAAcatctattaaattaaattttttatattgctagctttatattttcataattaataatttatccTCAGAAACAAACACATCACCAAGCACTGGTATAAAAGCTATCTCGCGGTAACGTATGTTTCATCCCATTCTACTCACAAGTCACCATTCATATTCTAGCTACTCCAATGGCTTTGGCAAGTGACAAACAAACAAATGAAGAGAATGAGCTAATGCTCTCCCTTCCCAAGGAGATGGGTTTGAATGCAGGCCCCTATCTCCAtctttttcaagatttttggtgtccatcattttattttcaaggAGTGATCAACtttcaaaaacattttcatGCAAAAGACAGTGATGTTTTTGTTGCCAGCTTTCCAAAATCAGGTACTACCTGGTTGAAAGCCCTtacttttctcattttaaacCATCAACGTTTTTCCTCTTTTGAGAACCATCCATTACTTTCTTCCAATCCTCATGAACTTGTGTCTTCCCCTGAATTCATCTTGTCTCATGATTTGCATGACCAAATTCTTTCCCTCTCCAACATGAGTGACCCAAGACTTTTTTCTACTCACTTACCATTTTCTGCATTACCTAAAACAATGACAGAGTCCAAGTGCAAGATCATTTATATATGCAGAAATCCATTTGATACTTTTGTTTCAGCATGGGAATTTTCTACTAAAATAAAGTCAGTGTCTTCTTCACCTGCATTAACATTCGAGGAAGCATTTGAAAAGTATTGCAATGGAATAACAGGGTTTGGTCCATGGTGGAGTCATATGTTAGGTTACTGGAATGAGAGCATAACTAAACCAGACAAAGTTTTGTTCTTAAAGTATGAAGATCTTAAAGAGGATACAGTGTTTCATGTGAAAAGAATTGTAGAGTTCTTGGACTCTCCTATCACTCAAGAAGGAGAGGGCACCACAGCGATTGAAAACATAATCAATTTATGCAGATTTGAGAAGATGAAGGATTTGGAAGTGAATAAATCAGGATATATACACAATATTGCAGAGAAGAAAAATTTCTTTCGGAAGGGTAAAATAGGAGATTGGAAAAATTACTTTTCTCCTTCAATGATAGAAAAGTTGTCCACAATCATTGAAGAAAAGTTAAGTAGATCAGGTCTATCATTTAAAGTGCATTCCTAGATTTCAATGATGTGACTACATAATGTTGTACTGTGTTGAACAATTGATGTTGGGATCTTTGCTTTTGCTAAATAAGGTTGTGTTTTGATGCTTTTAATGAATAAGAACTATGTTTATCTATGTTCCAATTTCATGTCTGTTACTATCCTTTCAACCATCACTCTAGTTTTGTATTAAGAGTTTGCTCAGTAAATATTATACCTTCGTTTACAGCGTCCCCATAtagaaagagaagaaacaaattTTCCGTTATTTAGTGCATACTTTAACGTGAGTTTGGAccagtattaattattttacacaCAGCTTCTTACATTAATCGGAAACCATGTGagataaaatcataatttcaaATTGAAGAGGGCTAGGGGGAACGATAAAAGAAAAGGACATCATATAATTAAATGGGTGAATAGATTGTTTCAATCAACaattgtcaaaaataaaaataaaaactctatTAATACATAATcagtaaaacaaaaaacaaaaagacatgAAATTGGGAAAAAAACACAATTCACAGAAAAATCATTAATTGAGCATCAAGACATCTCTCTTATGTTGAGTTTTTATgtatctttttgtaaaatggTTGGAATACTCTAAGTGTTCTTcagttttatatttgttattgctggtaataaaaatagtagttataattataatatgaataagatttattgaaacatttttttttgctaTAATGTGTACCTTAATTTGAAACCGTGCTAAGATAATGCGTAACATTTGTAAATATTGACTTTGACCTAAACAATCattttttataacatattattcttaatatttatataaatattattttttattatttatgatcggaaattggatgaatattttatgaaataatatgGTTTCAATAAAGTTTTACAAATTGgatattgtaataattttaaaaaatcttttaagttaattttgtaTCATATAAAATGTACTAAATTTTACAATATACAATAAtgacatttaattaaaaaattacatttagtATTAGGATTATATGTGTAATcattataagtaaaattaaaattatatccattggaaaatattctattttaaaaaattaaataaaaactataaatatttagaatctattaaatatttaaacaatatcatcatatatatatatatatatatatatatatatatatatatatatagactattagataaaatgtttattttatttcttttttttaatgtaatttaaagtATGTAAAGTCACAATCCAATGATATTTAgattgttatattaaaaaaacaaaaattgtgatACAAAAGTAagttataacttttaattatgtatACTTTCCATTTGGTGGCATTTGGTCACATAAGTAGAAATTAAAGAGGTTAAAATGGAATAAGTGAAAAGATATGATCCATCCAATCCAGTGTCATCTTTAACTTTTAAGTACACATACATATctgtaaataaattaaaaaaatgagatatttCTAATAGAATTTCTTCCACCAATAATAGTAACAATTTTTACACATTATTAGATCCTTAGAAATTTCAACAATAGTACTCCATCATCACGCTCTGCGCAACATATCACCTGTCTCTGACATAAATCATCACcactcttttgttttattttctagcAATTATTCTTTTCGATTACCTATGATCAGTTTAAATACATGCATAGACCCGTGAGGTGGAATCATGAAAATTTTGCAACAAAGCACAAACTTTAATGTTGTGGTTGGTTCTGCTTAAACACTGTTcagcaagaaaataaaataaaataaaaggcacGGATTTGTCTTGTTTGATTGGGATTTGGATATTTTTGTtggatattttttgttattttttattgtattttcaaaatatattggttattattaattttgacattttaaaatatattaataagatatttaaaatattaacataatatatttttaatgtttaactgagaataatttcaaaataccaaaaaaataagTACAGAATTTGAAGTCACTTTGGTTGTATTAATTTGTAATGCACTAACGAAAAAGCGAGAGGATGGGTTGATATGAAAATTGACTTTACATTTTTGTCCTCTCTCTAATTTATGTACATCCATGATAGTAGAGTTATTAAAGTGGGTCAGAATCTATGGGTCAATCCAGTTCATCACAAGTCTGGGTCGGGTTgagttgagtttttttttttataaatgttagtACGAGTTAATTTTTGACTCGGTTCACCAAGAACCCAGCTCACCCGGGTTAAACACATGGTGAGCTGGATTGGCTCATCAACCCGTATGGTCACATACATTATGTTGGGTTTTGTAATGTTGGActgtttttttaaccaaacacattagtGGGTTGGCAAATGGAAACCTAGTTTCAACTCCAAATAGATGGGGATAAAGAAGATGTTTAAGAGATGAAAATATTGTGGATTTATCCATTCAAGActataatattatagttgaataAGTAACAAGAATACCTTgatcttaaatagtaatttgtttctttttaattttggtttgtattggagtttaacatcattttggattgtatttaaattgtattgaagtttatttaaattttaatccaaattataatttatgacttaagaaaaaaaatattttattttaattaagtggactagtgagccaacccgtttaatcAAACAACCTGTGGTGGACCGAGTCGGATTCGAAATTTTTGGCTTACTtataagtgagtcgggttgggtttgTCCACTTAGTGGCCAATCCATGGTGGATCAGGTCGGGCCGAACATGGTgaccattttgacaactctacatGATAATGCATATAATCCCTACAAAGTGTTACTAGAATCCATTGTAATAAGGATTTGTGCAATGTGGGTGGTGACGTGctcatggattttttttttatcggcaaAGTATAAGTGTCTATATATATAGTGGAGTACTCGGGGTACTCCAACCcgtatacaaaatatatatatatatatatatatatatatatatatatatatatatatatatatatataaagtgttCCCAATCATTCTACCTTTATATATCAAGGTTAATGACATGTACATTTGGTATCAAAGATCCCTACCaaccaaataaataaaggtGTTTTCTATCACATCTATAACTCATAAAGCAAAATAGATTTATGTGTGCATTAGGGAAGCATATTCAATAAAGCATACAAGAATTGTGTTGCTATACTCCCTACATATTTCCACACCTATAATTTCTGTGGTTGGTTTACCATTCATCACTTTCTCTTAGCTATGATTCCAGGACTTTGATCAAATTATTCAACTGTCTTTGTTTCCATATAGAGATTTCACATGGTGCTCTTGGAAACACATTGCATATTTCTTTCGTCACATCAATATCCCTCGTTCATTGCTTGTTGTTTTTCTGATTATGCCTTCGACCTGTGTTCATCCCAGTTGTGAGTGTTTTAGCAATCACATTTTGACATTGTAATAGCATGCCTTCTCCTTGTTTTGGGTAGTTTTCGATTGCCCATTCTTCCAGTCCCTTCTGCCCTTTATATCCACACTTGTATCCAAACAAACCTggaatatatttgttaaaattcaaCCCCTCCCCCTCCCTCCCGCCTTCCATCTAACCACCCACCCCACAAATGTTCTTACCGTTGTAGTCTAATATTTCTATGGTTTGCTATGTTATAGATCTGATGGAGTGTATAGGACCTATGCACCAATCCGAAAAAGAGAAGCTTACCTTAGTGCTTTTATGTTTCATCCATGCCCACACTCTTAGTTGAGCCATACAAAATATTTCTTCTACATCAGATATGGCGTTCCTAAACACAACATTGTTCCTATGTTTCCATATACTCCACATGACAGCCACCCATATCCCCTTCCAAATTTCATTCCCTTTATGGTTGAGTTCCAATACATGAAAATGTAGAAAGCTTTCGTAAGGCTGATTATAGTGGACATTCAAGATCTTTACCCATTTGTTGCACATGTTCCAGACTTTATAGGCAACTTTACAATCAAAGAACAAATGACTTACGCTTTCTTCTTGCTCTCCACAAAGGGCATAACCATAATCAGCGGCGGTTTTATTAGCAGGGACCACGACccccctaattttttttttaattttttagttatgtattttatttaaaaaaaaattaattatgtattttattttaaaattttttaaattatgtattatatatattaaaaaatttgaaaattcatgaaattttaattaagtataattttatttattttataaagtatattaatattaataaataataaaacataaattaaatataataaagaataaaaaatattaaatttttttgtccaattattttttaattttttatatattgtagtGATTTCTCACACTcacttgtgtattttttttcttttgtttatgaaaaaataaatgaaattagacacaaactcattatttttgcttCATCTCTCTCCTTACtcgtgtttttttcttttgtttatgaaaaaagaaaattatacacaaactcattattttcaCTCTCATCTCTTTCCtttgttctcttccattctttaagaaaaaaaggtaaGCATCTTGTCTCACTTGAAAAAATATAAGTCTTTGGTATATTCATTGTTTatgatatagaagaaaaaagtaatgtattatgtgttttttcataacaaatttttaattgtgacttgattattatatattttcttttttataattacgtcttttaatattttattaaattatgataaattatttttaagtctTAAAtttacatacacacacacacacacacacacacacacacacacacacacatatatatatatatatatatatatatatatatatatatatatatatatatatatatataatgcaaaataaaattaaagataaatttctTGTAGACAATTTTAACTctgattcaattacttttagttttgttttaattattgatgaaagattttaagaaacttaattattagtgaaagattttaaggaactaagaaCAATCAATCAtgtatatacttatatattttatgtatgtgtgtgaattttcttttatagttacAATTATACTCatgttttattgtattaataatacaaattttgaatgtattattttggtTCCTCCAAAGGTATAGGTCAAGATCTGCCAGTGACCATAATTATTCAATCAAACTCTTTTACGTCTAAGGTTTACCTTTGTAGTTACTCCCTTTAACATAACGcgccatgaaaaaaaaattgctgaTGGAATAACTTTAACCTTCCATAGGCTTTGAAAGAATGGAAGTTGTTCTCCATTGCAGATGCCATGCACCTTTTCATATGCTGATTTAACTATATATTCCTTATTTTTTCCTTCCATCAACTGTAAACTATCATATGCTGATTTAACTATATATTCCTTATTTTTCCCATCCATCAACTGTAAACTATCATGGTTGTTGTTATTACCTGTGGGTGGGTATAGGCTAAGAAGCATTTAATTGTACGTGAGAGTTTTGTTGCATAAATTTAAACGAGTAGTTTATATAACAGCCGTTTTGCAATTTTAGAGTTGAAAGTTCACAAGTTAATGGTTATAATTGTGTTATGTTTTGTAATAACTGATATCTTGATGCAGTCGTTGGTTCGGAgatgaaaaatcaaaattaaaacttagTATTTAATTGAGTAggacaaatatataaataaatgagaaaaagaaataaatcagTATACTCGCATAATTGACTTGTTCTCAACACATTTTCAAAACAGGTTTTGACTGTTGCAATTTTTAAGATAAAGATTACATTTGTTGTGAGTTCTAATTCAGTGTTACCATTTTTGTTATAGTGCTGATTTAAAGCAGTGAAAATTAGGTATAAGATTAATTCTCATTGTCacatatttataatgaaaaatagtttatgtgcataaaaaatacatattattgaatcaaatagtTTAAGAAtcacatttaattatttgtactcctatttattatttttattttattatttaatttttttatcaagttCAATGTTCAATCGTACAAATTCTTAAtgtaaaaacttatttttttttttattttctttacctttaacttttgttttacataattttttttttgttttactaaaagtattttcattatttctcgtatttatcaagttgaatttccaagataatttttctttaatcaaagcctttattatattttcttttaatttgtgaGATTTCATTCAAACAATACACGAAATGATTTATAGGGAGAATGTttgaatgtttttaattatttttcgatattttaatttattatttactttttttttgtatagaaATGTACTCTTAATTTTTGATAAAACAATAGAGttgtttatgattttatataactcacttttaaattatttaaattttgtaatattttttcataagtataatttcaatatacaattgtataaaaaatataaagctcATTTTTATTTCAGGATTAGGGGTCCTGCTTTAGTAAAAAGGCACAAGCCAACCCACTTATTTACTCATTTCAGAAAAATCTTTCAGTTTTTTCACTCTATTTTCTTCTCTCAACTTTCTTCACTCTTCCAAGCCATTGTTCTTTTGCCCTTCTTACTCTCTTCTCTCCTTGAAACAGAAGTTGAGAATGGTCATTGTAGAGTTTCCCACAGAATTGAGCGAACGTCTTCCTCTTTATGTAAGTCGAAAATTTCAAATCCTTGTCTCGTATCTTTGTTTCTAGTTTGGAGTTTTGTACAAGAGTCTCATTTTCGTTCTTGT encodes the following:
- the LOC114169407 gene encoding uncharacterized protein LOC114169407, which gives rise to MEGNMSHVAIPLFDGESYDLWAIKMQTYLEELDLWEVVEQDDVPLSENSPVAQMKAHEDRKTRKAKKAEYEGNKKIRGMKVLKLIREFEMQRMKESKMIKEYSNKLLDIVNWIKLLGKEFANSTVPERYEGSIASLENTKDEAVEGNLNYTEENALIVKKNIRSKYKNTQVCKSKVSQEDVKIVENKSDEDKSEEDLLLTTSCVTTNESSKDWVIDSGCTNHMTHDREMFKEFNESNISKLRIGNGEQLVVKDFGYGRQENLRCHPLLSLKRISEFGATNASPSSSSSPTRKIEDNLQLGEIVDKQDCSESKDGGETTSDKQTNEENELMLSLPKEMGLNAGPYLHLFQDFWCPSFYFQGVINFQKHFHAKDSDVFVASFPKSGTTWLKALTFLILNHQRFSSFENHPLLSSNPHELVSSPEFILSHDLHDQILSLSNMSDPRLFSTHLPFSALPKTMTESKCKIIYICRNPFDTFVSAWEFSTKIKSVSSSPALTFEEAFEKYCNGITGFGPWWSHMLGYWNESITKPDKVLFLKYEDLKEDTVFHVKRIVEFLDSPITQEGEGTTAIENIINLCRFEKMKDLEVNKSGYIHNIAEKKNFFRKGKIGDWKNYFSPSMIEKLSTIIEEKLSRSGLSFKVHS